A part of Rattus norvegicus strain BN/NHsdMcwi chromosome 4, GRCr8, whole genome shotgun sequence genomic DNA contains:
- the Kcp gene encoding kielin/chordin-like protein isoform X9: MYNAWRVAVRHWPVRSQSSLRETAALSAPEHFFQPGDPCSRCLCLDGSVSCQRLPCPPAPCAHPRQGACCPSCDGCLYHGKEFANGERFPSPSVTCHVCLCWEGSVNCEPRACAPAQCPFPTREDCCPACDSCEYLGVSYLNSQEFPDPREACNLCTCLGGFVTCTRRPCEPPACSHPLILPKHCCPTCQGCLYHGITAALGETLPDPLDPTCSLCTCEEGSMRCHKKPCPPALCTHPSPGPCFCPVCRSCLFQGQEHQDGEEFEGPEGSCERCRCLAGQVSCMRLQCPPLPCLLQATEPGTCCPRCTGCRVRGEEHPEGSSWVPADSPCSSCMCHKGIVTCAQVQCVSACIWPQQGPSDCCPSCSGCEHEGRKYEPGESFQPGDDPCEVCICELKGKGPPSLHCRRRQCPSLVGCPPSQLLPPGPQHCCPACAQALSNCTEDLLGSELVPPDPCYTCQCQDLTWLCTHRACPALSCPLWEHHTTPGSCCPVCKDPTGSCSHQGRWVASGEHWIVDACTSCACVAGTVHCQSQRCRNLSCGRDEVPALSPGSCCPRCLPGLASCMAFGDPHYRTFDGRLLHFQGSCSYVLAKDCHSEDFSVHVTNDDRGRRGVAWTQEVAVLLGTVAVRLLQGRTVMVDQHTVTLPFLREPLLYIELRGHTVILHAQPGLQVLWDGQSQVEVRVPSSYRGQTCGLCGNFNGFAQDDLQGPDGRLLPTEAAFGNSWKVPKGLGPGRPCSAGREVDPCRAAGYRARREANARCGILKSSPFSRCHAVVPPEPFFAACVYDLCACGPGSSADTCLCDALEAYASHCRQAGVTPVWRGPTLCVVGCPVERGFVFDECGPPCPRTCFNQHIPLGELAAHCVRPCVPGCQCPAGLVEHEGHCISPEACPSVLLTGG; this comes from the exons ATGTACAATGCCTGGCGCGTCGCTGTCCGCCACTGGCCTGTCCGCAGCCAGTCCTCACTCCGGGAGACTGCTGCCCTCAGTGCCCCG GAGCACTTTTTCCAACCGGGAGACCCCTGCAGCCGCTGCCTCTGCCTGGACGGCTCCGTGTCCTGCCAGCGACTGCCCTGTCCTCCTGCTCCCTGTGCCCACCCGCGCCAGGGCGCCTGTTGCCCCTCTTGCGACG GCTGCCTGTATCATGGGAAGGAGTTTGCCAATGGAGAACGATTTCCATCACCTAGTGTCACGTGCCACGTGTGCCTCTGCTGGGAAGGCAGCGTCAACTGCGAGCCCAGGGCTTGTGCCCCTGCACAGTGCCCATTTCCCACCAGGGAAGATTGCTGTCCTGCCTGTGATA GCTGTGAGTATTTGGGGGTATCCTATCTGAACAGCCAGGAGTTCCCAGACCCCCGGGAAGCCTGCAACCTGTGCACCTGCCTTGGAGGCTTTGTGACTTGCACCCGCCGGCCCTGCGAGCCTccagcctgcagccacccactcATCTTACCGAAGCACTGCTGTCCAACCTGCCAGG GATGCCTGTACCACGGAATCACCGCTGCCCTCGGAGAGACCCTTCCTGATCCTCTTGACCCCACCTGCTCCCTCTGCACCTGTGAG GAAGGTTCTATGCGCTGTCACAAGAAACCATGTCCTCCGGCTCTCTGCACACACCCTTCTCCAGGCCCCTGTTTCTGCCCTGTGTGTCGCA GCTGCCTCTTTCAGGGCCAGGAGCACCAAGACGGGGAGGAGTTCGAGGGACCTGAGGGCAGCTGTGAGCGCTGCCGCTGTCTG GCTGGCCAGGTCAGCTGTATGAGGCTCCAGTGCCCGCCTCTGCCCTGCTTGCTTCAGGCCACAGAACCAGGCACCTGTTGTCCTCGATGCACAG GCTGCCGCGTTCGTGGGGAGGAGCATCCTGAAGGTAGTAGCTGGGTGCCGGCGGACAGCCCCTGTTCTTCCTGCATGTGTCACAAGGGCATTGTCACTTGTGCCCAAGTCCAGTGTGTCAGCGCCTGCATCTGGCCCCAGCAGGGGCCCAGTGACTGCTGCCCTTCATGCTCTG GCTGTGAGCATGAGGGCAGAAAGTACGAACCCGGGGAGAGCTTCCAACCTGGGGACGACCCATGTGAAGTGTGCATCTGCGAG CTGAAGGGCAAGGGGCCTCCCAGCCTGCACTGTCGCCGGCGCCAGTGCCCCAGTCTGGTGGGCTGCCCACCAAGCCAGCTACTTCCTCCTGGCCCCCAGCACTGCTGCCCTGCCTGTGCCC AGGCACTGAGTAACTGCACAGAGGACCTGCTGGGGTCTGAGCTGGTGCCACCAGACCCCTGCTACACCTGCCAGTGTCAG GATCTGACATGGCTCTGTACTCACCGGGCCTGTCCTGCGCTCAGCTGTCCCCTGTGGGAGCACCACACAACCCCTGGGAGCTGCTGCCCCGTGTGTAAAG ACCCTACCGGATCATGCTCGCACCAGGGTCGCTGGGTGGCCTCTGGAGAACACTGGATAGTGGACGCCTGCACCAGCTGTGCCTGTGTGGCTGGTACTGTGCACTGCCAGAGCCAGCGCTGCAGGAACCTCTCATGTGGCCGG GATGAGGTCCCTGCCCTGAGTCCCGGCAGCTGCTGTCCCCGCTGTTTGCCCGGGCTGGCTTCCTGCATGGCCTTCGGAGACCCCCATTACCGCACCTTCGATGGCCGCCTGCTGCACTTCCAGGGCAGCTGCAGCTACGTGCTGGCCAAGGACTGCCACAGCGAGGACTTCAG TGTGCACGTGACTAATGATGACCGGGGCCGGAGGGGTGTGGCCTGGACCCAAGAGGTAGCGGTGCTGTTGGGAACCGTGGCTGTGAGGCTGCTGCAAGGCAGGACAGTCATG GTGGACCAGCACACGGTGACCTTGCCCTTCCTTCGGGAGCCACTGCTGTACATTGAGCTTCGTGGTCACACCGTGATCCTGCATGCCCAGCCTGGGCTTCAG GTGCTGTGGGACGGGCAATCCCAGGTGGAGGTGAGAGTTCCCAGCTCCTACCGGGGCCAGACctgtggcctctgtgggaactTCAATGGCTTTGCCCAGGACGATCTGCAGGGTCCGGATGGGAGGCTCCTGCCCACAGAGGCTGCATTTGGGAACAGCTGGAAG GTCCCCAAGGGGCTGGGGCCTGGCCGGCCATGTTCTGCAGGCCGAGAGGTGGACCCCTGCCGGGCAGCAGGCTACCGTGCCAGACGTGAGGCCAATGCCCGGTGCGGGATCCTGAAGTCTTCACCGTTCAGTCGCTGCCATGCTGTGGTGCCACCAGAACCCTTCTTTGCCGCCTGTGTGTATGACCTGTGTGCTTGTGGGCCAGGCTCCTCAGCTGATACCTGTCTCTGTGATGCCCTTGAAGCCTATGCTAGCCACTGTCGCCAGGCTGGGGTGACTCCTGTCTGGAGGGGCCCTACACTCTGTG TGGTGGGCTGCCCTGTGGAACGTGGCTTTGTGTTTGATGAGTGTGGACCGCCTTGTCCCCGTACCTGTTTCAACCAGCACATACCCCTAGGGGAGCTGGCAGCCCACTGCGTGAGGCCCTGTGTTCCAGGCTGCCAGTGTCCTGCAGGCCTGGTGGAGCATGAAGGCCATTGCATCTCACCTGAGGCCTGCCCATCAGTCCTGCTTACTGGAGGCTAG
- the Kcp gene encoding kielin/chordin-like protein isoform X3 encodes MQLCEVHPSRQAWSGTPDDCPDFPSGFCRVLRRNLRREVLASKVTWKRLRAQTYREAGRASMAGARAALLLLLLLLHLWNLALAARGGEVSKGQPRLADVLESQQQAPSHSLVPCETQQQQLCPLEERLERLEADVTYLRKQNRDLQARLLQLESCKCCSTSPQCWGPGHPCPEGARWEPDACTACVCRDGTTHCGPQPNLPHCRGCSHNGQSYGHGETFSPDACTTCRCLAGAVQCQGPSCSELNCLESFTPPGECCPICRPGCEYEGQLHQEGTSFLSTSNPCLQCSCLRSLVRCVPVKCQPSPCPNPVLRPGHCCPVCQASGCTEGHSHRDHGQEWTTPGDPCRICQCLEGHIQCRQQECASLCPYPARPLPGTCCPVCDGCFLNGREHSSGEPVGSQDPCSSCHCANGSVQCEPLPCPPAPCRYPGRIPGQCCPVCDVPCPPVQAVNTRDMNIGARRPLPSKRMAAAFGAPARLVKYPVRNRTARSPPVSTLPPAPSSAQPVCSMVRSLLRGSSGSQMTSPVLPVPAKTECLCAGLHFALQYPANILPSRPVSAQPDPVFSGFDQPTLTSLPHLGACCPSCESCTYHGLVYSNGQNFTDVDSPCQTCYCEDGTVRCSVINCPSLTCAKPQNGPGQCCPKCPDCILEAQMFVDGERFPHPRDPCQECLCQEGQTHCQLRACHSAPCGHPLPSTCCRNDCKGCAFGGKEYLNGADFPHPTDPCRMCRCLSGNVQCLARRCPPLACPQPVLTPGDCCPQCPDAPAGCPQSGNTVLVRHQEHFFQPGDPCSRCLCLDGSVSCQRLPCPPAPCAHPRQGACCPSCDGCLYHGKEFANGERFPSPSVTCHVCLCWEGSVNCEPRACAPAQCPFPTREDCCPACDSCEYLGVSYLNSQEFPDPREACNLCTCLGGFVTCTRRPCEPPACSHPLILPKHCCPTCQGCLYHGITAALGETLPDPLDPTCSLCTCEEGSMRCHKKPCPPALCTHPSPGPCFCPVCRSCLFQGQEHQDGEEFEGPEGSCERCRCLAGQVSCMRLQCPPLPCLLQATEPGTCCPRCTGCRVRGEEHPEGSSWVPADSPCSSCMCHKGIVTCAQVQCVSACIWPQQGPSDCCPSCSGCEHEGRKYEPGESFQPGDDPCEVCICELKGKGPPSLHCRRRQCPSLVGCPPSQLLPPGPQHCCPACAQALSNCTEDLLGSELVPPDPCYTCQCQDLTWLCTHRACPALSCPLWEHHTTPGSCCPVCKDPTGSCSHQGRWVASGEHWIVDACTSCACVAGTVHCQSQRCRNLSCGRDEVPALSPGSCCPRCLPGLASCMAFGDPHYRTFDGRLLHFQGSCSYVLAKDCHSEDFSVHVTNDDRGRRGVAWTQEVAVLLGTVAVRLLQGRTVMVDQHTVTLPFLREPLLYIELRGHTVILHAQPGLQVLWDGQSQVEVRVPSSYRGQTCGLCGNFNGFAQDDLQGPDGRLLPTEAAFGNSWKVPKGLGPGRPCSAGREVDPCRAAGYRARREANARCGILKSSPFSRCHAVVPPEPFFAACVYDLCACGPGSSADTCLCDALEAYASHCRQAGVTPVWRGPTLCVVGCPVERGFVFDECGPPCPRTCFNQHIPLGELAAHCVRPCVPGCQCPAGLVEHEGHCISPEACPSVLLTGG; translated from the exons ATGCAGCTGTGTGAAGTCCATCCATCAAGGCAAGCTTGGTCGGGAACTCCTGATGACTGCCCTGACTTCCCCAGCGGTTTCTGCCGGGTGTTG AGGAGGAACCTGAGAAGAGAAGTTTTAGCATCCAAGGTCACTTGGAAG CGCCTCAGAGCACAGACTTACCGCGAGGCGGGTCGAGCGAGCATGGCGGGGGCTCGGGCGgcgctgctactgctgctgctgctcctgcaccTCTGGAACCTGGCGCTGGCCGCGCGGG GTGGAGAGGTCTCCAAAGGGCAGCCTAGACTTGCTGATGTCCTTGAGTCTCAGCAGCAGGCCCCCTCCCACTCCTTGGTCCCTTGTGAGACCCAACAGCAGCAGTTATGCCCCCTGGAGGAGAGGCTGGAACGGCTGGAGGCAGACGTGACTTACCTCAGAAAGCAG AACAGGGACCTGCAAGCCAGGCTGCTGCAGCTGGAGTCCTGCAAGTGCTGCTCAACCTCCCCCCAGTGCTGGGGGCCAGGTCACCCCTGTCCTGAAGGAGCTCGCTGGGAGCCTGATGCCTGCACGGCCTGCGTGTGCCGTGATGGGACCACGCACTGTGGCCCCCAGCCCAACCTGCCCCACTGCCGTG GCTGCAGCCACAATGGGCAGTCTTATGGTCATGGGGAGACCTTCTCCCCAGATGCTTGTACCACCTGCCGCTGTCTG gcaggagctgtgcAGTGCCAGGGGCCTTCCTGCTCTGAGCTCAACTGTCTGGAGAGCTTCACCCCGCCTGGAGAATGCTGCCCCATCTGCCGGCCAG GCTGTGAGTACGAGGGGCAGCTTCACCAGGAAGGGACCAGCTTCCTGTCCACTTCCAACCCATGCCTCCAGTGTTCTTGCCTG AGGAGCCTGGTTCGGTGTGTGCCTGTGAAGTGCCAGCCAAGCCCCTGCCCCAACCCAGTCCTGAGACCTGGACACTGCTGCCCAGTCTGCCAAG CCTCCGGCTGCACAGAAGGTCACTCTCACAGGGACCATGGCCAAGAGTGGACCACTCCTGGAGACCCCTGCCGCATCTGCCAGTGCCTG GAGGGGCACATCCAGTGCCGCCAGCAGGAGTGTGCCAGTCTTTGTCCATACCCTGCCAGGCCCCTTCCGGGTACCTGCTGCCCAGTGTGTGACG GCTGTTTCCTAAATGGGCGGGAGCACAGCAGTGGGGAGCCCGTGGGCTCCCAGGACCCCTGCTCCAGCTGCCACTGTGCT AATGGGAGTGTCCAGTGTGAGCCTCTGCCCTGCCCGCCTGCACCCTGCAGATATCCGGGCAGGATCCCCGGGCAATGCTGCCCTGTCTGTGATG TCCCCTGTCCTCCTGTCCAGGCTGTAAATACCAGGGACATGAATATCGGAGCCAGGAGACCTTTACCCTCCAAGAGAATGGCCGCTGCCTTCGGTGCACCTGCCAG GCTGGTGAAGTATCCTGTGAGGAACAGGACTGCCCGGTCACCCCCTGTGTCCACACTGCCTCCGGCCCCCAGCTCTGCTcag CCTGTGTGCTCAATGGTGAGGAGTTTGCTGAGGGGATCCAGTGGGAGCCAGATGACCAGCCCTGTACTACCTGTTCCTGCCAAGACGGAGTGCCTGTGTGCAGGGCTGCACTTTGCTCTCCAGTACCCTGCCAACATCCTACCCAGCCGCCCGGTGAGCGCCCAGCCAGATCCTGTCTTCTCTGGCTTTGACCAGCCCACCCTGAccagcctgccccacctaggtgCCTGCTGCCCCAGCTGTGAGAGCTGCACCTACCACGGCCTAGTGTATTCTAATGGGCAGAACTTCACAGATGTGGACAGCCCTTGTCAGACCTGCTACTGTGAG GATGGGACTGTGAGGTGTTCGGTGATCAACTGTCCTTCCCTGACCTGTGCCAAGCCCCAGAATGGACCAGGCCAGTGCTGCCCCAAGTGCCCAG ACTGCATCCTGGAGGCACAGATGTTTGTAGATGGGGAGCGCTTTCCTCATCCAAGAGACCCCTGCCAGGAGTGCCTGTGTCAGGAAGGCCAGACTCACTGCCAGCTCCGAGCCTGCCACAGCGCCCCCTGTGGTCACCCTCTGCCAAGCACCTGCTGCAGGAATGACTGCAAAG GCTGTGCCTTTGGCGGGAAAGAGTACCTCAACGGAGCAGACTTCCCGCATCCCACTGATCCGTGTCGCATGTGTCGCTGTCTG AGCGGCAATGTACAATGCCTGGCGCGTCGCTGTCCGCCACTGGCCTGTCCGCAGCCAGTCCTCACTCCGGGAGACTGCTGCCCTCAGTGCCCCG ATGCCCCTGCTGGCTGCCCACAGTCAGGGAATACGGTCCTTGTCCGCCACCAGGAGCACTTTTTCCAACCGGGAGACCCCTGCAGCCGCTGCCTCTGCCTGGACGGCTCCGTGTCCTGCCAGCGACTGCCCTGTCCTCCTGCTCCCTGTGCCCACCCGCGCCAGGGCGCCTGTTGCCCCTCTTGCGACG GCTGCCTGTATCATGGGAAGGAGTTTGCCAATGGAGAACGATTTCCATCACCTAGTGTCACGTGCCACGTGTGCCTCTGCTGGGAAGGCAGCGTCAACTGCGAGCCCAGGGCTTGTGCCCCTGCACAGTGCCCATTTCCCACCAGGGAAGATTGCTGTCCTGCCTGTGATA GCTGTGAGTATTTGGGGGTATCCTATCTGAACAGCCAGGAGTTCCCAGACCCCCGGGAAGCCTGCAACCTGTGCACCTGCCTTGGAGGCTTTGTGACTTGCACCCGCCGGCCCTGCGAGCCTccagcctgcagccacccactcATCTTACCGAAGCACTGCTGTCCAACCTGCCAGG GATGCCTGTACCACGGAATCACCGCTGCCCTCGGAGAGACCCTTCCTGATCCTCTTGACCCCACCTGCTCCCTCTGCACCTGTGAG GAAGGTTCTATGCGCTGTCACAAGAAACCATGTCCTCCGGCTCTCTGCACACACCCTTCTCCAGGCCCCTGTTTCTGCCCTGTGTGTCGCA GCTGCCTCTTTCAGGGCCAGGAGCACCAAGACGGGGAGGAGTTCGAGGGACCTGAGGGCAGCTGTGAGCGCTGCCGCTGTCTG GCTGGCCAGGTCAGCTGTATGAGGCTCCAGTGCCCGCCTCTGCCCTGCTTGCTTCAGGCCACAGAACCAGGCACCTGTTGTCCTCGATGCACAG GCTGCCGCGTTCGTGGGGAGGAGCATCCTGAAGGTAGTAGCTGGGTGCCGGCGGACAGCCCCTGTTCTTCCTGCATGTGTCACAAGGGCATTGTCACTTGTGCCCAAGTCCAGTGTGTCAGCGCCTGCATCTGGCCCCAGCAGGGGCCCAGTGACTGCTGCCCTTCATGCTCTG GCTGTGAGCATGAGGGCAGAAAGTACGAACCCGGGGAGAGCTTCCAACCTGGGGACGACCCATGTGAAGTGTGCATCTGCGAG CTGAAGGGCAAGGGGCCTCCCAGCCTGCACTGTCGCCGGCGCCAGTGCCCCAGTCTGGTGGGCTGCCCACCAAGCCAGCTACTTCCTCCTGGCCCCCAGCACTGCTGCCCTGCCTGTGCCC AGGCACTGAGTAACTGCACAGAGGACCTGCTGGGGTCTGAGCTGGTGCCACCAGACCCCTGCTACACCTGCCAGTGTCAG GATCTGACATGGCTCTGTACTCACCGGGCCTGTCCTGCGCTCAGCTGTCCCCTGTGGGAGCACCACACAACCCCTGGGAGCTGCTGCCCCGTGTGTAAAG ACCCTACCGGATCATGCTCGCACCAGGGTCGCTGGGTGGCCTCTGGAGAACACTGGATAGTGGACGCCTGCACCAGCTGTGCCTGTGTGGCTGGTACTGTGCACTGCCAGAGCCAGCGCTGCAGGAACCTCTCATGTGGCCGG GATGAGGTCCCTGCCCTGAGTCCCGGCAGCTGCTGTCCCCGCTGTTTGCCCGGGCTGGCTTCCTGCATGGCCTTCGGAGACCCCCATTACCGCACCTTCGATGGCCGCCTGCTGCACTTCCAGGGCAGCTGCAGCTACGTGCTGGCCAAGGACTGCCACAGCGAGGACTTCAG TGTGCACGTGACTAATGATGACCGGGGCCGGAGGGGTGTGGCCTGGACCCAAGAGGTAGCGGTGCTGTTGGGAACCGTGGCTGTGAGGCTGCTGCAAGGCAGGACAGTCATG GTGGACCAGCACACGGTGACCTTGCCCTTCCTTCGGGAGCCACTGCTGTACATTGAGCTTCGTGGTCACACCGTGATCCTGCATGCCCAGCCTGGGCTTCAG GTGCTGTGGGACGGGCAATCCCAGGTGGAGGTGAGAGTTCCCAGCTCCTACCGGGGCCAGACctgtggcctctgtgggaactTCAATGGCTTTGCCCAGGACGATCTGCAGGGTCCGGATGGGAGGCTCCTGCCCACAGAGGCTGCATTTGGGAACAGCTGGAAG GTCCCCAAGGGGCTGGGGCCTGGCCGGCCATGTTCTGCAGGCCGAGAGGTGGACCCCTGCCGGGCAGCAGGCTACCGTGCCAGACGTGAGGCCAATGCCCGGTGCGGGATCCTGAAGTCTTCACCGTTCAGTCGCTGCCATGCTGTGGTGCCACCAGAACCCTTCTTTGCCGCCTGTGTGTATGACCTGTGTGCTTGTGGGCCAGGCTCCTCAGCTGATACCTGTCTCTGTGATGCCCTTGAAGCCTATGCTAGCCACTGTCGCCAGGCTGGGGTGACTCCTGTCTGGAGGGGCCCTACACTCTGTG TGGTGGGCTGCCCTGTGGAACGTGGCTTTGTGTTTGATGAGTGTGGACCGCCTTGTCCCCGTACCTGTTTCAACCAGCACATACCCCTAGGGGAGCTGGCAGCCCACTGCGTGAGGCCCTGTGTTCCAGGCTGCCAGTGTCCTGCAGGCCTGGTGGAGCATGAAGGCCATTGCATCTCACCTGAGGCCTGCCCATCAGTCCTGCTTACTGGAGGCTAG